GTTAACAAGGTCTGTTTGTACATAATTCTTTCATTCTCAACTTTCCGTCATTTTAAATTGCCTGTAGTTCAAAACAATATCCTGACTGTTCTTTACATCGGAGTCTTTGTTGCCATCTGGTCACTTTTGGATAGTTTCCAGGTCACTTGAGCATTGTAGCCATGGGAGGATAAGACTGGATTCACTCAGGCATGGAACTGTGCCAGAGGAGAGGCAGGGACACAGACAATTGTCAGTCATTGGTAGAATTTAAGAGAATGACTCCAAAGGTATTTCTAAGACAGTGACTATCTAAAGGTAATGCAGTAGGAGACCAGCTGAATTTCAGTTTCTTGGCTGGGTGTTTTGAGGTGATAGGGAAAGGGAGGGCTTGCTcacttgcttgtttatttttgtggacaAAGGTAAAAAACTCTTAGTGTGGAGGTTTTCTGTAAGAAGATCTGGCAGGATGGGAGGCTGTGGGCCAGAAATCCCGAGAATCTGTAATAGCTCAAACTCGGGCCTTCTAAGAAATAGGAAGAGAGGGGATTTTAGCTTGCGTCCTCCTAGCAAGTGGCACCTCAGTAGTAACGACAGAGGTTTCCAGAATCAaaacagccataagaaatgatgacatcggatcatttacaataacatggatggaccttgataacgttatatggagtgaaataagtaaatcagaaaaaaactaagaactatatgaatccatatatagaagggacataaaaatgagactcagagacatgaacaagaatgggatggcaacgggtggggggtggggggagggggatggggcgaagaaggagagaggggttgggggaggggaggggcacaagaacaccagatagaaggtgacagaagacaatttaactttgggggaggggtacacagcacaatcaaatgtcaaaataatctagagatgttttctttcaacataggtaccctgatttatcaatgtcactgcattaaatttaataaataaaacaaactgaaTTGCAGGAGACAGCAGCCCCCAGTAGCCCCCAGGGTAGGCAGCCAGTGGCTATCCTCCCCTGGGTCCCAGtcacttctctcccctcccccctcaccccatCTCTCCAGTCCTCTTCTCAGTAAGAGAGGTATATGGGAGGGTGGTCCTAGAGGGGAGGGCCAGAAGGGAAATTCGGGGCAATTCATTCCAAAGGACCTCCCTCAAAGGCCTTCATTTACATGCAGAAAGCTCTCTGGTAAAATCAGAGCCTTTGACCTCTCCTAGGGCTTCTTCAAGTCCCCCGCCCTTAGACTGCAACTTCCAAACTGCAGGGAGGGAGAATGTTAGAGAAACTGGCCCAGTATGGAGTGCAAGTGTCTCCTACAGATCCCAACCCAGGAAAATCACTCTCAATCATGTCAGAATAACGGGTGGGGATGAGGATGGGGGCATGGAAGGGTGAGGGGCACGAGTCAAGGGTCAAAGGCAAAGTAAACAGTAGATCTCAGCATCTTAGATTGAATGAAGAAGTGGGAGAGGGGAACTCGACTCTCTCATTGAGTGAACCTTGACTCTTAAATCCTAATCCCAGAGTTGTATTAAAAATctaatagaaaaaatgaacagGACTAGGAGGATGTAAATATTCTTAATGCCAATGAACTGTATGCTTATCACCAGTTACAATGATACATTGTAGGCGATGTCTATTTACTaccatttaaagaaaacaaaccaacaaatgaATCAAAACCTGCATATGTGGAAGGGGGTCATCTGCAGTGTGAAAAGCCAGGGTTCAGCAACATGAATTATTTCTGAAGAGACTGAAAATTGTCAATGACAGTAggagtaatttaaaaatcaagacagGCAGGAAGATCTTTACCATTTAAAGGTAAAGCTTATCCTCCTTGCTTTTCACAGCATTTATAGTATGAATCAATGTGTAATTTTGGAATCAAAATAGAAAGTAGTGCCAGGGATCTTTGAAAGATTTATTCTCCATGTGCCTCTGCCTCCCTATCTCAGTGCAGCACCAGGTGGAAGCAGCAGAGTTTTCCAGTGTCAAGTGCCAGCATGTGAACGTGGCTAAGCCTCCACCCTCCCTGCCAGCTGATTCCTGGGCTGCCGCTGTCAAGACCCCCTGAAGCCCAGTCTCACACAGAAACGAAGTAAAGACAGAGAGTGCATCATACCTGCATACCTGTGACGGGAAGGAATCCAGCTCATCTGTGCCTCCCTTGAGGTAGTTCCATGTCTGATTATAAGAGGAGGAGGCTGTACCAGTGCTGGACTCATATTTGCTCAAAAAACCCACAGAGCACATCCTGAAACATGAGGGAGTGGAAAGTCAGCAGCAGCTTGAGAATTTAGAAGAACAGAGACATTTAAAGCATGGACTGCATGGGGCAGGTCTATGGGATGAAAACCATGGGAATGGCCAGCACTGAGTTCACTGTTCTCCAGATCATTCTAATTCACAAATGAGGAGATTGAAGTGGATGCTGAGAGCACAGAGTTCTCCCAATACACGTGGTCAATAGCAGTGTCTCCAGCACAGGGACATGGATACCTCAGCAGCCTGCTGAGTACTGGAAACATGAGGGTGACTCCAGTGCCAGCTCCAAACTTGTTTCCATTGTCAGAATAATCTACTCccttaaaactatttaaaaatgaatgttggCTACTTTTCCTTAGAATTTAATGTCAGTTCAATTGACTCATGCCACACTCCTGTTGCCATACTAAACGATAGACAGTAATCCTTTGGCATTTGAAGTACAACTTGGAACACTTTATCACCTCACCTTTCCTGCTCTGTGATTTTAGACGATGGCCTCTTCTTGGGTCATAAATCCCATGTCTACTTCTATCCTTCACTTAACTATTTCTTTCAGAGAAGTCAGTATCTTGAAGGTCCCTAAGGTTTTGATCTTTGGTATCTTCAGAATAATGCATCCCTCTGGATTCATATTGCTCTCCAAAGAGTGGTGGAAATGAGTGTAATCCAAATGAGGTTATTGAGAAGGTTGAGTTTATTATTTCAGAGATTTAGAACAGTGGTTGGTCTTTATTTAGTATGTAATACATTTCAAtgttgtcatttaaaatattattgccattattattatagtGATTAAGACCAGAAATTTTAAGATCATTccacttctttttcttaatttgagATTTCTGTAGATAGGCTTTTCATTGCCTTAGTGCCGTGATGGCAGACCTTTTTATGAAAAccgtccacttttgcagtgctggtcaacctggttcctcccgcccactagtgggcgttccaggttTCCTGGTGggctgtagcggagcaaccaaagggcaccacgattggcccaccatgaaagctggaatgcccactagtggacggaagggaccaggttgaccagcactgcaaaagtgggcgttttttataaaaaggttcgccatcacggccttAGTGGATTCATTAACTAGATAGAGCACTCAGACAAGGGTTACTATCCACCATCTTCCCAGAGAGGGTTCCTATTCTAGTAATAGGGATTGGGATTGCCAGTCTCGAGGGTTGCCTGCAGTGACTCCTTGaaaattgtagaaaaaaaatgatgaatctctttgcctttcttttacTCCTCTTTGTTTGTATGAACCTCGGGATGAAATAGAAAGTAATGCCAGAAGAGCAAGACAGAATATGCCCAGTAATCAGCTAAGTAATAACTCTATGGTTATTtaaatttacaataaaattatcagggataagtaaaaaaaaaagaagctattccTCCCTGACATAGTACCTTGAGACTCACTACCCCGCATTCTGAGCATGAGACAGAGTTGGTGAACAAAGAAGCCCAACAGAAATATGCAGACTGACTGAACAGTGAAGCTTACTAGTGTCTGTATTAAAAGATTCTGTATTAAAAGATGAGAGACGTCATCACAGAAACTCCTGTGCCCAGCTAAGATTTTGAGCATAACAAGTGTTCAATAATTTAAACGAAGTGTTGAAACATAAAAGCTGTActggcaaaataaaaattattaacataGTAAGATAAAATGACTGCAATTGGATAATTAATTCCTCCTGCTactcagacaaaataaactttcacTATCAGCGTTGAGGGCTGGGGATGCTGATACCTGAGTCATTtgacaggagaggaggaggtcACCACTGAGAACCAGGGGCCTTCACACAGACACTCCAGGGAGTACGGCAAGAATCCTGAGAGAGTATTTTTCCAGTACAGACACAAGCCCCTCCAGAGTAGGGGAATTCTAAAGACCTCAGGGTCTGGACAGCTTGCCCTCAGTGAGTGAGTCCAGAAGGGTTTGGGTCGAGGACGCTCTGTCAGTCCAGAGGAAAAGGGTTACTAGATCTGATATCTCCCCGGTGAATGAGGTGGAactggagaaataaaattatcttgaTATTAGAGCCTCCACACCTACACGCACCAGAAAAGAACCAGGATTCATGCTGGAGGTATTGGCTCAGCCTGAGAAGCACTAACCAGCAGATACAAAGTGTTGGAAAGAAAAGGTGATGTTTATGTACATTCTGACCTAGAGGCCCCAGTGAAGCACAACCACATGGACCCGCTTGAATGGGTtctagaaggaagagaaatgtccCAGAAACTCATTCACAAAAAATCTCAGCCTCTGCCGTGATATAATCAGTAACCAAAACTCAGTCCTGGTTCTAAAGAGCTTGTTTAGCATGCATGGTCTGCTAAGTTCCTAACAAACTACACAAACCCACAGGGCTGAGGGAGCCTCTCTCCCTTATGTAAAGTAAAGAGGGCAAAAATGTTACACAGATCCTAGGCAAAATTTTGTTTCTAACACAGAAAATAGCATTATTTAGGTAATAAAAAATGTACATGAGAATGTGCGTATGTGTGAGTATTTCCACATCTACATACACTTCTGACTTCAGGACAGAAGTGTTTTTCATTTGACTGAGATGTATCCATTTGGACTGACACATCTGAATTTTGCTAGgaaaattaagtggaacaattaaTAATGTAGATTATGACATCTTAGACCACCTGGAGAActcataaataaaaacagaaaaagaaagtaaaagtgcaaagaaatgtttagaaaatgaaaatttgtgTTCCCTATTTAATTGGCCATGCCTAGAAAGGAGGTCATCGGAGAACCTAGTAGGGTCCAAGGTTGTTACCAGACTCCCAGCTCAGCAGGGCCAGCAGTGCTCTCGTTTGCCCATGGCTCTCCTGCTCTCTTTACTCTCAGCCCTGGTGGTGTTCAGCTGTGGCCCTGGTGGATCTCTGGGCTGTGACCTGCCTCAGAACCACATCCTGCTCAGCAGGGAGAACCTCGTGCTTCTGGGCCGAATGAGGAGaatctctcctttcttctgtctGAAGGACAGAAAAGACTTCAGATTCCCCCGGGTGACAGTGGAAGGCAGCCAGGCCCACAAGGCCCAGGCTCTCTCTGTCCTCCATGAGATGCTCCAGCAGACCTTCAACCTCCTGCTCACAGAGCACTCCTCTGCAGCCTGGAACACGACCCTCCTGGACCAACTGCGCACGGGGCTCCACCGGCAGCTGGAAGACCTGGACACCTGTTTGGTGCGAGAGATGGGAGAGGAAGGATCTGCCCTGGGAATGCAGGGCCCTACCCTGGCCGTGAAGAGGTACTTCTATGGCATCCGTCTCTATCTGGAGGAGAAGAAATACAGTGACTGTGCCTGGGAAGTTGTCAGAGTGGAAATCATGAGATCCTTCTCCTCAACAACAACCTTGCAAGAAAGGATAAGAAATAAGGATGGAGACTTGGGGTCACCTTGAAACAATTCTCACTGATGAATGTGCCAGACCACATTTGCACTTATGTCTTGGGCCATGTCAAAGattcttatttctgcttttctcactgaattaattGTATTAATTTAGCAATTATTTTGTTAGAATATTAAGCAAGAAAATGTTACAAAGTTCAGCTTCTGTGCATGAGTCTCTAAGAGGTGACTTCCATGATTTagtttttgctatttatttatttatttatttatttatttatttattctttcatcccagcatattcatatatttatacatccaatgtatatatttttttacattgtccTACAATTCATaaaaatttgtttacttttatattattaaatttgcattctcttttattctttaaattcttattggccctggccaattagctgtTGGTTAAGAGCACCATCTCGAAATGACAATGTTGCAGGTTCTATCCTTAGCCAGGGCatagaagagaagcaaccaaggACTGAGTgggacaaatgaatgcttccttaccctctccccattctctcctttcttctatctctatcaataaataaaaaaattaagtcctggacGAATAGCCCGGTTGCTTGAAGcactggcccagagtgtggatgttgCGGGTTCAGTtcttaatcagggtacatacaggagcagcttgatgttcctgtctctctctccctgccgccctcaaacaataaattttaaaaaatattttcaaggaaaacTTCTTGAGTTCTTTTATTCTGAAAAGTAAAATTCCTAGTTTTGCTTTCTTCTAtatataactgtttttttttctatataactgTTAGAATAGCATTTGTCTATTAAGTCCTATAGAAAAATTTTATCACTTGTCAGAAATTGCCTATTAAAAGCTGGAAATCCACAGAATTGAAGGCCTGGGAAATATGCAATATGTTCAATGTTTTGAGCTGGTTGTAAATGATTTGCATCCAGTGAGCAAGGAGCAGGGGTAGTAATATCTGAATGAGTCATCTAGAGAGAAGTGGGAAAGATATATGGCATTTCCTGGATGATCCTGGCACCTGGTTCTCTTCCTTCCACCCTCTTTCCCGTCCTGCTTTACTGAATGCTGTCACTCCAGTGGTGGGGTTTAGCTGGTTCACAATGGTTTAGCCAAATgtatacctaatttttggttgagtttggcgaaccggttgttacaatggcacttgtaatcagggttctctctaaggcggGCACCTGGGTAgctagctgcccaatgtggaaatcacaaatttacattccttactttttttaaacactcatctgcgcaacagcatattctgagctcccgtagtaatgttcattctgtccataggtgaaaagttGCAAGTGAGcgcaccaatcaagaagcaatatggaagtgtgacctgtggtggtgcagtgaataaagcattcacctggaatgctgaggtcgctgggttgaaaccctgggcttgcccagtcaagacatagaagagaagcaactattatgagttgatatttcctgctcctctccccactccttttctctctttcctctaaaatcaatttaaaaaaatatttttaaaaaagaagtaatatggaaactTTGATTCTATCAGAAACATctttaataacagttttattgttttttgtcagatattatttaatattttcattaatattttaaaacttttttataacaatctagttttttgtacctcttttattgttcttatttaagtataaaatgcatgaaacaacaaactaccttttggtatatcttcatatatatatatagggcaGACAACAggatgttaaattatttgaatcccagcactgagTCACTCCCTTATCCAGTCCCTTCACTCCCCCACCTCACTGCCCAGCGGCACAGGTGCCCTGCTTCTGTTGTGTTTCAGCCTCTAGGTTTAGCTCAGAGTAGAAAGCTGAAAGGAGAGAGCGAAGGCTGAGTGGAAgctctgtgttcttttttattttttttaattttttatttattcattttagagaggagagggagagagagagagggagggagagagagagagagagagagagaagagacagagagagagaaggagagaaggggggaggagctggaagcatcaactcccatatgtgccttgaccaggcaagcccagggtttcgaaccggcgacctcagcatttccaggtcgacgctttatccactgcgccaccacaggtcaggccgaagcTCTGTGTTCTTCAAAACCATTTTAGGCAGGTCTCTTTCTATGAGTGTCTTGATGTATATTTTTGGGTCGAGAATAAATGCCATTGTTACAATTGTGAAATAGGTGCTGATGTAAAGGAAGTCAGCTGAGTTCACTttattgtgtgtgttttgtgtgaaTTTATCAGATAacagggagaaacatcaatttgggaGGAGTTTTTGAATCTTTGCCTTATATGACCTAGCCAATGCTTTAGTTTGATTTTCTATAAATTGtgggtaaaattttttaaatttattgattgatttagagagagaggaaatgagagggAGACTGAAACATCGATCTGTCCTTGTGTGTGCCATGACtcagggtcaaacccacaacctttgcgtattgggaggatgctctaaccaatgagcaaccagccagggcaaattgtgaataatatttttaatacattttggtcctttttctttctcttctctatgaCTTAGTCTTCATggaccagtttatttatttatttatttatttatttatttatttataacagagagagaatcagagagagggatggacagggacagacagacaggaacagagagatgagaagcatcaatcattagttttttgttgcgcattgcaacactgtaattgttcattgattgctttctcatacatgccttgactgtgggccttcagcagactgagtaaccccttgctggagccagcgaccctgggctcaagctggtgagcttttgctaaaaccagatgagcccgtgctcaagctggcgacctcaggatctcgaacctgggtcttctgcatcccagtccaatgttctatccactgtgccaccgcccggtcaggccatgGGCCAGtttaaaagcagaagaaaagcTTGGCAATTCTGGACTTCCTCTGTGTCATTCTTCGATTGCGTGATACCTTTCAAATATTAAGATCTTTTCTATACAGTGTGTTATagaatatacacatttatataattatCTAAGTGTAAAATATCCAaatctatatatgtatgtatatgtatatgaaatgtatataaacatctatatatatatacatatgtataatatttccttttcattctgttATAGTGTCTGAAAAATTCTCCTAGTAAGCTTTTCCCTGTCACTTTATTCTGAATATTTCTGTAGCCATACATTATTTCCTTCCCATGAGTTGCGAACATATTTATGAAACTATAGCCTGACCGGTGGAAGCTTAGTGGATAAACTAAGCAGCATCAGCCTaagatgctgagggcccaggttcaaacctccaaggtcagtggcttgagcgcaggctcatccagcttcagcatGAATAACTGACTTGAGTGTATGATCATCACACAattccatggtcgctgacttgagcccaaagtcgctgacttgaacagggggtcactggctcggctggagcagcCACCTCCTttctccctggtcaaggcacatataagaagcactcaatgaacaactaaagtgcctcaactatgagttgatgcttctcatctctctcccttcctgcttgtctgtctctctctctaaacacacacacacacacacacacacacacacacacacacacacacacacgtatgtgtATATGGAAAGTGTTGGAGACCCTGGAGGTAAAGCCAGCACATCTGCTACACACAAGCTGGTAATGAATCCAAGAGCTTATTGTGCAGGTGTTTAGGTGCTTTCAAGTTCTGATTTGACTGGTAGGAGCCTGCATCAGTCAAAAGACTTAATTTGCGTAATAAGCAAAAGTGAGCATCAAAGCCTGTGAAGTTATAAAAACCTGCAGTATTTGAAGAACTTGGAATGtaagaaaaagggaaattttTGGTATACAAGTCTCTTGCTTTTCAGACTAATGGATGTCAAGTGTGTTATATTTCAGTTACTAATGTGTTGTTTGGCCAAGTAGGAGGTCTGCTGGTTTAGACTGTAACCATGGGCGCTGTTACAGTGAGGCTTCTCTACTGTCAGCTACATTTTAAGGCAAGTGTCAGGCTGGTGGCTGATGACCTAGCCAGGTTGATACATGAAATTATCATCACCAAGACTGTCCTGGAGAAAGAATGTTCATATTTTCAGCAGCCTCTCTGCTTCTCGGGAACAATGAGATCCTTAGAATGTTAAGAACTCAAACTGTGGAGCCAGGAGGCCTAGATTCCAAAATGTTGCTTTAATCTTGAAAATGTTAATATTCCTGTGGTCCTGTTTGCTTCCTcatgaaatggggataatgaaaGGAACTACATCTGCCCATCTTGTTCACTCATGTGAACTAAAGTGAGTAGAACAAGACTGCCACATGAAGGGCCTGGGGAAACACCTGTTTCATAAATGCATGCACACAAAGGAGTGTTCAGAAGGATGATTCACAAATGTGCTTAGACAGTAGGTGCTCCAAAATGTTGttcttatttacaatattgtcATAATTTTACAGCTGAGTCATCTTGAGTATTAATGATATTGAGCTGACCCAAGTTTCTGCATGCATGCACTAACCATGTGAAATGCACATGGAAAAGGACCAACATCCATCACTCTGCCAGACAGAATGAGTAATTTGGTGTTCTTAtctaaagtgagtctcttgtgagTTTGTTGGTATGATTTCCTTTCCTTGTTCCAAAACTGATtatattgggggaaaaaatgaaagaaaaattatgtgGCTTGTTTTGCAAAGATGAAGGTTGGCCTTGGTACAAGAATTACTTTCCTTTAAGCCCCTGCCTGAGTAATCAGCTTATGTTCTTTCTTTACTTCTACTGTGACCTACACCCTCCCGTTGGCTATGAATTCAgttgcattgaatatatataacttacattttgtcattttgttaCTGAGAGTCAgacttttgttctattcaggcttCCAACAGTTTAGAAAAGGGTTACTTTTATCAGGGAGGACAAACCTCATTACCCAGTCCATCTAATTAAATGCTAATTTTATTCCAAAGCAGCCTCACAGACACACTTTGAACATCTGAACAAGTGTCTGGGCAACTCATGGTCCAATCAAATTAACACATAACATTAACCATCAcaagaatctaaaataaaatagtgtgaAGCCTAGTGGATTACTCAACTTGTATGTCTGTAACCCCAGGTATTTCATTTTCGGTTATATCCTTTCAACTGACTTAAAGCCACATGTGAACATTCTCTGGAACACTATGTGAGTGACTAAGGGTTTAATGCTAAGATTTGTTTCGGTCACAGAATCCTTCCCTTCTACAAAGAAGGAATAGCACAACATTTATATACAATTTTTGGCAATGGAGAACACTCAAGATGTCTATATGATGTG
The DNA window shown above is from Saccopteryx bilineata isolate mSacBil1 chromosome 2, mSacBil1_pri_phased_curated, whole genome shotgun sequence and carries:
- the LOC136324450 gene encoding interferon omega-2-like, which translates into the protein MALLLSLLSALVVFSCGPGGSLGCDLPQNHILLSRENLVLLGRMRRISPFFCLKDRKDFRFPRVTVEGSQAHKAQALSVLHEMLQQTFNLLLTEHSSAAWNTTLLDQLRTGLHRQLEDLDTCLVREMGEEGSALGMQGPTLAVKRYFYGIRLYLEEKKYSDCAWEVVRVEIMRSFSSTTTLQERIRNKDGDLGSP